The Fimbriimonas ginsengisoli Gsoil 348 genome window below encodes:
- a CDS encoding alpha-L-fucosidase codes for MNNSSKSNFDSDTLSRRKVLTYLGAAPFAFAMPLFGTGDDDTGFPHLAPRVPKTDLGISQLSEEQLRWLRHDKFGMFIHWGLYAGPGRGEWLMHNEAILPDAYRRFAFPESGEEYFAADRFNPRAWARLAKDAGMKWMCLTTRHHDGYCLFDSPYPNAFTSQQTHHRDFVREYTNACRAEGVRVGLYYSVLSWRYPGYYDVTGTDCKRNPFGYKTDPAHHENARLMKEENYANVRHLLSSYGHIDHIFWDGGWLGEQGSDADGAYFHESGHFLDAGNAWPVGERWRDHDSSGRALGIMGIVRKHQPHVATNPRFGWMGDYMDEEGGAPVRGPVRSTALYQKCLTTAGAWGYDRGAIEGGHVMPPDMVIEYLVNCVVRDMVMLLNVGPDRHGEIPPAVATSLEKAGQWIRKAGEAIYGTRGGPWQPVDRKLGYCYRGSTIFAHMLKGYEGDTLETPAGRTPRLLRARELFTNRLLPFEVQSDGVIRIHKIDRTVSPVDTIVALEFERQIAAK; via the coding sequence TTGAACAACTCCTCTAAGTCCAATTTCGATTCCGATACCCTAAGTCGTCGTAAGGTCCTAACTTACTTGGGCGCCGCGCCGTTTGCGTTTGCGATGCCGCTCTTCGGAACCGGTGACGACGACACCGGTTTTCCGCACCTGGCCCCCCGCGTACCCAAGACCGATCTGGGCATCTCGCAATTGAGCGAGGAGCAGCTCCGATGGCTAAGGCACGACAAGTTCGGCATGTTTATCCACTGGGGCTTGTATGCCGGCCCGGGGAGGGGGGAGTGGCTTATGCACAACGAGGCGATCCTTCCCGACGCCTATCGCAGATTCGCCTTTCCGGAGAGCGGCGAAGAGTACTTCGCGGCGGATCGGTTTAATCCCCGCGCCTGGGCGCGCCTGGCAAAGGATGCCGGGATGAAGTGGATGTGCCTCACCACCCGACATCACGACGGTTACTGTCTGTTCGACAGTCCTTATCCAAACGCGTTTACAAGCCAGCAGACGCATCACCGGGATTTCGTGCGCGAATATACGAACGCCTGTCGGGCCGAGGGAGTCCGGGTCGGCTTGTACTATTCCGTGTTGAGCTGGCGATATCCGGGTTATTACGACGTCACCGGCACGGATTGCAAGCGCAATCCGTTCGGCTATAAAACCGATCCGGCCCACCATGAGAACGCCCGCCTTATGAAGGAGGAGAACTACGCCAACGTGCGTCACCTGCTCAGCTCTTATGGCCATATCGACCACATCTTTTGGGACGGAGGTTGGCTGGGCGAGCAGGGTAGCGACGCCGATGGCGCGTATTTCCATGAATCGGGCCACTTCCTCGATGCCGGCAACGCCTGGCCGGTGGGCGAACGATGGCGTGACCACGACTCGAGCGGGCGGGCACTTGGAATCATGGGCATCGTCCGCAAACATCAACCCCACGTCGCGACCAACCCGCGATTTGGCTGGATGGGGGACTACATGGATGAAGAGGGAGGCGCCCCGGTGCGTGGTCCTGTACGCTCGACGGCGCTTTACCAGAAGTGTCTCACCACGGCGGGGGCGTGGGGCTATGACCGCGGGGCTATCGAGGGAGGCCATGTCATGCCCCCGGATATGGTCATCGAGTATTTGGTGAACTGCGTCGTACGGGACATGGTGATGCTGCTCAACGTTGGCCCGGACCGTCACGGCGAGATCCCTCCGGCCGTCGCGACGTCGCTTGAGAAGGCCGGCCAGTGGATTCGAAAAGCCGGCGAGGCAATCTACGGCACCCGGGGCGGCCCCTGGCAGCCCGTCGACCGAAAGCTAGGTTACTGCTACCGGGGATCGACCATTTTCGCGCACATGCTAAAGGGGTACGAGGGTGACACCTTGGAGACGCCTGCCGGCCGAACCCCGCGCCTCCTGCGGGCACGAGAATTGTTCACTAACCGCCTGCTTCCTTTCGAGGTGCAGAGCGACGGCGTCATCAGGATTCATAAAATCGACCGAACCGTAAGCCCCGTGGATACAATCGTCGCTTTGGAATTCGAGCGACAGATTGCCGCCAAATGA
- a CDS encoding helix-turn-helix transcriptional regulator, which translates to MHTRPIRVVAAGFHLSEGSFPGHRHPHWELIYQREGRVTTEQDGTPFEMSPGMLLLHPPDVEHCDIADGRYCIVYVGIASEERLDWPRLSFDDSHRRIGNLVEAMAHESHGVEQPENELLQLMLLQLDIQMSRKAREAESSSIDRKMGQAKSILTADLEGKVDLDWLAAELGMGRSSFFAHFVEHFRTPPQEYQRNLRLQRAISMLRNSDFTLQTIAERCGYSSASHLSRHVKQVTGRRPGELRNVQP; encoded by the coding sequence TTGCATACACGTCCAATTCGGGTTGTCGCTGCGGGCTTTCATCTGAGCGAGGGTTCCTTCCCTGGTCACCGCCATCCCCATTGGGAGCTGATCTACCAGCGGGAAGGGCGCGTAACCACCGAACAAGATGGAACGCCCTTCGAAATGTCTCCCGGCATGCTGCTCCTGCACCCCCCGGATGTGGAGCACTGCGACATCGCTGACGGCCGCTATTGCATCGTGTATGTCGGCATTGCTTCGGAAGAACGCCTCGATTGGCCTCGCCTGTCGTTCGACGATTCCCACCGCAGAATCGGCAACCTCGTGGAGGCGATGGCGCATGAGTCTCATGGCGTGGAGCAACCCGAGAACGAGCTCCTACAACTGATGCTCCTGCAGCTCGATATTCAAATGTCCCGGAAAGCCCGAGAAGCCGAATCGTCCTCCATCGACCGCAAGATGGGTCAGGCGAAGAGCATCTTGACCGCTGACTTGGAGGGCAAGGTCGATCTGGACTGGCTCGCGGCGGAGCTTGGGATGGGCCGATCGAGCTTCTTCGCACACTTCGTCGAGCACTTTCGCACGCCGCCGCAAGAGTATCAACGGAATTTGCGGCTCCAGCGCGCCATTTCCATGCTCCGGAACTCCGATTTCACCCTTCAGACGATTGCCGAGCGATGTGGCTATAGCTCGGCAAGTCATTTGAGTCGACATGTCAAGCAAGTGACCGGGCGCCGACCCGGCGAACTAAGGAACGTGCAGCCTTGA
- a CDS encoding alpha/beta hydrolase-fold protein — protein MITRATPLAALFVCSFLSAVAGAQNAELPPIPPGSVLASTAVPGQHFPRVFPDGRAVFYYRAPNAKRVALGLNKEWPMTNDGKGNWTVTTDPIGPGIHGYEFHVDGVNVGDPAVQHIYDAGRFLSHIEIPSPDGDYFAVKVMAHGDVRDKLYYSSVTTGWRRIRVYTPPGYDQDPTRRYPVLYLMHGAGQNEDCWTLEGKASLILDNMIAEGRCVPMVVVMPNGYAYRPGEEPPLIPPARRPDFSKAFSTLGDVFSKDLIPYVDSNFRTKPDRENRALAGLSMGGMQTFSVGLDHLDEFAYLGGFSGGAGAFSTEPIDFKTFHNGVMADAEAFNKRVHAVFLSNGTEEAQMMRGVIAFREAAVKAGINVKSFVSQGTAHEWTTWRRSLHEFAPLLFRPETGSSGNSALPGRQIELGPDDKQVLPEPPYGFDVVRDDVPHGRMERIEYKSESVGSVRHANVYLPPNYSAEKKYPVLYLLHGLGGDVDEWPLFGVPHVLLDNLIAAGLAKPMIIVMPNGRAQKDDRSPKNPMEAAGAFAHFEADLLNDLIPAIESRYSVSSDRVDRAIAGLSMGGGQALDFGLGHLDKFAWVGGFSAAPNTKVPSELLPDPEQKASLIKLIYLCDGRKDGLIFIGKRTHQYLKEHNIPHVWNVDGNGHDPTEWRNNLYYFLQRLFQ, from the coding sequence ATGATAACCCGAGCAACCCCTCTCGCCGCCTTGTTCGTTTGCAGTTTCCTAAGCGCCGTCGCCGGCGCCCAAAATGCCGAGTTACCCCCGATACCGCCAGGCTCGGTGCTCGCTTCGACGGCGGTGCCCGGCCAGCATTTTCCTCGAGTGTTTCCAGACGGACGGGCGGTCTTCTACTACCGCGCGCCTAATGCGAAACGCGTCGCGCTCGGCCTAAACAAGGAATGGCCGATGACCAACGACGGTAAGGGGAACTGGACCGTCACCACCGATCCGATCGGTCCTGGAATCCACGGGTACGAGTTTCACGTGGACGGCGTCAACGTCGGCGACCCCGCCGTCCAGCACATCTATGACGCGGGCCGCTTCCTGAGCCATATCGAGATTCCCTCCCCGGACGGCGACTACTTCGCCGTCAAAGTGATGGCCCATGGAGACGTTCGAGACAAGCTGTATTACTCGTCCGTTACGACCGGGTGGCGGCGGATTCGGGTCTACACCCCGCCGGGATACGATCAAGATCCGACCCGACGATATCCCGTACTGTATCTGATGCACGGCGCCGGTCAGAACGAAGACTGTTGGACCCTGGAAGGCAAGGCGTCACTTATCCTGGACAACATGATTGCCGAGGGGCGGTGCGTCCCGATGGTCGTCGTAATGCCCAACGGCTATGCGTACCGTCCCGGTGAGGAGCCGCCCCTGATACCGCCGGCTCGACGCCCGGACTTTTCCAAGGCGTTCAGTACGCTGGGCGACGTCTTCTCAAAAGATCTGATCCCGTACGTCGACTCGAACTTCCGGACCAAGCCCGATCGCGAGAACCGGGCTCTTGCCGGACTTTCGATGGGCGGCATGCAAACCTTCTCGGTTGGACTCGATCACCTTGACGAATTCGCCTATCTAGGCGGGTTCAGTGGCGGCGCGGGCGCCTTCAGCACAGAGCCGATCGACTTCAAGACGTTTCACAACGGCGTCATGGCCGACGCGGAGGCATTCAACAAGCGTGTCCACGCCGTCTTCCTCAGCAACGGCACCGAAGAAGCTCAGATGATGCGGGGCGTCATCGCTTTTCGCGAGGCGGCGGTGAAGGCCGGCATCAACGTCAAGTCGTTCGTTTCTCAAGGGACAGCCCATGAGTGGACGACTTGGCGTCGAAGCTTGCACGAGTTCGCCCCGCTTCTCTTCCGCCCGGAAACCGGTTCCTCCGGGAATTCGGCGCTCCCGGGTCGCCAGATCGAACTGGGACCGGATGATAAGCAGGTCCTTCCGGAGCCTCCTTATGGTTTCGACGTGGTACGCGACGACGTTCCCCATGGTCGGATGGAGCGGATCGAATACAAGTCCGAATCGGTCGGCTCCGTGCGTCACGCGAATGTCTATTTGCCTCCCAACTATTCGGCCGAGAAGAAGTACCCGGTGCTTTATCTGCTCCACGGGCTCGGAGGAGACGTCGACGAGTGGCCGCTGTTCGGCGTACCCCATGTACTTCTCGACAACCTCATTGCTGCTGGGTTAGCCAAGCCAATGATCATCGTGATGCCGAACGGACGCGCTCAAAAGGATGACAGGAGTCCGAAAAACCCGATGGAGGCCGCCGGCGCTTTCGCCCACTTCGAGGCCGACCTCCTTAACGACCTTATCCCCGCCATCGAGTCGCGCTATAGCGTTTCGTCGGACCGGGTTGACCGGGCCATCGCGGGCCTGTCCATGGGGGGCGGCCAAGCCCTCGACTTCGGTCTCGGGCACCTCGATAAATTCGCCTGGGTCGGTGGATTCTCGGCCGCTCCGAACACGAAGGTCCCGTCCGAGCTCCTGCCGGATCCCGAGCAGAAGGCTTCGCTGATCAAGCTGATCTACCTTTGCGACGGCCGGAAAGACGGATTGATCTTTATCGGCAAGCGAACCCACCAGTACCTGAAGGAACACAACATCCCACACGTCTGGAACGTCGACGGCAACGGCCACGATCCCACCGAGTGGAGGAATAACCTCTACTACTTCCTTCAACGATTGTTTCAGTGA